A portion of the Carassius carassius chromosome 42, fCarCar2.1, whole genome shotgun sequence genome contains these proteins:
- the LOC132124078 gene encoding vesicle-trafficking protein SEC22c-like isoform X1 produces the protein MSLILFAFVVRVRDGLPLSASTDFLHNKELQERKQQLKVISKSLSSLPERGTVKGHELNIHFLSSEGVSYMTVCACSLPAATAFCFLEDLRWEFTTCFDNSAVALASRPYPFLEFDSAIQKLQQHYNQKGGPSLEVTLAEVQEDLRTSPPQVLTIEHMTLTNGAANGHVEQTAASGQSQRLEPVSAPGILSLVLNIMCAALNLIRGTHLIEYTFQDDYDGLWNVVSFLLAFLCCVCQCHLYLFHTCQKKLKSFTLLTLIILCNAFLFGLRNIWQLGFHMSVACLSTLLTLHRKLLDRNMDCGV, from the exons ATGTCACTGATCCTGTTTGCCTTCGTTGTCCGGGTCAGGGATGGACTCCCTCTCTCCGCCTCCACTGATTTCCTGCATAATAAGGAACTTCAGGAGAGAAAGCAACAGCTGAAAGTGATCTCAAAATCCCTAAGTTCATTACCAGAGAGAGGGACAGTCAAGGGCCATGAGCTCAACATTCA TTTCCTCTCATCTGAGGGTGTGTCCTACATGACCGTATGTGCATGCAGTCTCCCTGCTGCCACGGCCTTCTGCTTCTTGGAAGACTTGCGCTGGGAATTCACAACATGCTTTGACAACTCTGCAGTGGCCCTGGCAAGCAGGCCATACCCCTTTCTGGAGTTTG ATAGTGCCATTCAAAAACTTCAGCAGCATTATAATCAGAAAGGGGGTCCATCTCTGGAGGTCACCCTGGCTGAAGTACAGGAAGACCTCAGAACCAGCCCCCCTCAGGTTCTCACCATAGAGCACATGACACTCACCAATGGAGCAGCCAATGGGCATGTAGAACAAACAGCTGCATCAG GTCAAAGTCAGAGATTGGAACCAGTCTCCGCACCAGGGATCCTCTCACTGGTTCTTAACATCATGTGTGCTGCCCTCAACCTTATACGTGGTACCCATCTTATTGAATACACCTTCCAG GATGATTATGATGGTTTGTGGAATGTGGTGTCATTTCTTTTGGCATTTCTTTGCTGTGTTTGCCAG TGTCATCTGTACTTGTTCCATACCTGCCAGAAGAAGCTGAAGTCCTTTACTCTCCTGACTCTCATCATCTTATGCAATGCTTTTCTCTTTGGCCTGAGGAACATCTGGCAGCTGGGCTTCCACATGTCCGTGGCCTGCCTCTCCACGCTGCTCACCCTTCACCGCAAACTGCTGGACAGGAACATGGACTGTGGGGTATGA
- the LOC132124078 gene encoding vesicle-trafficking protein SEC22c-like isoform X2, giving the protein MSLILFAFVVRVRDGLPLSASTDFLHNKELQERKQQLKVISKSLSSLPERGTVKGHELNIHFLSSEGVSYMTVCACSLPAATAFCFLEDLRWEFTTCFDNSAVALASRPYPFLEFDSAIQKLQQHYNQKGGPSLEVTLAEVQEDLRTSPPQVLTIEHMTLTNGAANGHVEQTAASGQSQRLEPVSAPGILSLVLNIMCAALNLIRGTHLIEYTFQDDYDGLWNVVSFLLAFLCCVCQKKLKSFTLLTLIILCNAFLFGLRNIWQLGFHMSVACLSTLLTLHRKLLDRNMDCGV; this is encoded by the exons ATGTCACTGATCCTGTTTGCCTTCGTTGTCCGGGTCAGGGATGGACTCCCTCTCTCCGCCTCCACTGATTTCCTGCATAATAAGGAACTTCAGGAGAGAAAGCAACAGCTGAAAGTGATCTCAAAATCCCTAAGTTCATTACCAGAGAGAGGGACAGTCAAGGGCCATGAGCTCAACATTCA TTTCCTCTCATCTGAGGGTGTGTCCTACATGACCGTATGTGCATGCAGTCTCCCTGCTGCCACGGCCTTCTGCTTCTTGGAAGACTTGCGCTGGGAATTCACAACATGCTTTGACAACTCTGCAGTGGCCCTGGCAAGCAGGCCATACCCCTTTCTGGAGTTTG ATAGTGCCATTCAAAAACTTCAGCAGCATTATAATCAGAAAGGGGGTCCATCTCTGGAGGTCACCCTGGCTGAAGTACAGGAAGACCTCAGAACCAGCCCCCCTCAGGTTCTCACCATAGAGCACATGACACTCACCAATGGAGCAGCCAATGGGCATGTAGAACAAACAGCTGCATCAG GTCAAAGTCAGAGATTGGAACCAGTCTCCGCACCAGGGATCCTCTCACTGGTTCTTAACATCATGTGTGCTGCCCTCAACCTTATACGTGGTACCCATCTTATTGAATACACCTTCCAG GATGATTATGATGGTTTGTGGAATGTGGTGTCATTTCTTTTGGCATTTCTTTGCTGTGTTTGCCAG AAGAAGCTGAAGTCCTTTACTCTCCTGACTCTCATCATCTTATGCAATGCTTTTCTCTTTGGCCTGAGGAACATCTGGCAGCTGGGCTTCCACATGTCCGTGGCCTGCCTCTCCACGCTGCTCACCCTTCACCGCAAACTGCTGGACAGGAACATGGACTGTGGGGTATGA